TTAGGCCCCCTACCACAGGACTGTATTGAGAAACCACTTTTAAGCGCTATCCTGACACGCCACTATTAAGTCTTCCAGTTAGCTCGCATGTTTGTAGTTATTCATGATTTTCAATAGATGTTGTAGCGGATCTTAATATGTTGAGGGTACCAACAACTTCCTGGCTGATATATTAATTAGAGGGTTCGTATAGCGGACTCGATGAGTTCAACAAGGAGGCTTGAGTCTTTTTATCCGTAGTCCCACTTGTCGGGCAAATCAACTCTGATCATCTAGGGCTTCATCTAGCCCTCCTTGGCGGAGCTAGTGCCGTTGAGAAGTGGGTGACATAGAGCTCGGGTATAAGTGAATTACGAAAATCCATCAAGGTAACATCTTTAACGACGACTTTAAGGGTGATGAATACAAAACTGAAAATCAGCTAACATTAGACTCAATAGACATCTAATTCCCGACGAGGAATTTCAGCGGTCCAAATTAATAGATAACGGCCAGAGGTTCGGATTTCATTGCGAGCAATGTTGTCCCGTCCTTTTCTGGCTTCACGGTATTGTATACAGATAAAACTCCCGATAGAGTATTTCCTAAGGTGATTCAGATGCTCGTTAACGTTAAGATCCTCGATCTCGACGTCGGAGATTTAAGGTTGGTTCTAGTGCCGAGGAACATAGCCGAAAGCATGGGAATTGCTGGCGGTCTGAGGGTTAAGCTCAGAAGCGGGGAGAGAACCTCCTCGGCATGGGTTATGGTGAGCGATGTTAAGGATGATGCTATATTATTAAGTAAGAGTGTTGCGGAGTCGCTAGGTAGCCCTGATAAAGTTGATGCAAGCATACACTCATCAACTCCTGCTGTCGACTACATCAGGAGGAAACTCAGCGGTCTTAAGCTGGGTCAGGATGAGATATACGTAATCATTAAGGATCTAGTATCTGGTCTCCTAAGCGATGCAGAGATAGCTGCCTTAGTAGCCGCTCAAGCAAGTGTGGGTATGGATGTAGACGAAATCGTATTCCTAACTAGAGCCATGGTTGAGGCAGGTAACTTACTTAGATTTGAGGAGCCCGCCTACGATATACACTCAATCGGCGGGGTGCCGGGGAACTCTAAGGTCTCTTTAGTTGCTGTCCCCATAGTAGCGTCGGCAGGCGTACTTATACCCAAGACTTCCTCAAGAGCGATTACGTCACCGGCCGGGACTGCCGACACTATGGAGGTTTTCGCACCTGTCACATTCACGGTTGAGGAGGTATTCAACCTGATTAAGAAGGTAAAGGGATTCATAATATGGGGCGGAACCCTCAATCTAGCTCCTGCTGACGACATACTCATACGTGTGGAACATCAGTTAAAGTTGGATCCGGTCTCGCAGATGATAGCTTCGATATTATCCAAGAAACTGAGCATGGGGATAAGTAGCTTGATTATAGACATACCTACGGGGAGAGAGGCGAAGGTTGAGAGCGTTGAGGAGGCGCGGAACCTGTCATCGTTGTTCACTCAGGTAGGGGGCAGGTTAGGGCTTAACTTAAGGTGCGCCATAACATACGGAGGGCAACCTATAGGCTATTCTATAGGTCCTGCGTTAGAGGCCCAGGAAGCGCTTCAAACCCTTATGGGTGAAGGACCTATGTCGGTGAGGGAGAAGGCCGTAGCTCTATCGGGGTTAGTGCTTGAGATGGCGGGAGTGGCTCCCAAGGGTGGGGGACGCAAGGTGGCTTCCGACATTCTCGACTCTGGAAAAGCCTACCTGACATTCAAGGCAATCGTGGAGGCTATGGGAGGTAATCCTAATGTGAGGCCTGAGGAGATACCTGTGGGCAAGTACAAGGCCGAGGTTAAAGCACCTATAGACGGATATGTAACGAATGTCTACAATAAATCACTGACACAGTTGGCTGTAGCGGCTGGTGCGCCCTTTGACAAAGGGGCTGGTGTGAAGCTTCATGTAAAGACTGGCCATAAGGTCAGGGAGGGGCAGTTGCTTCTCGAAATTTATAGCAATTCGGAAAGTCTTCTTGACGAAGCGTTGGAATTGATCAGCAAGCTAAGACCAATAAGCATCGAAGGAATGTTGTTGGAGACCTACCCGGAGTACATCTAACGTTCTTGCCCACGGTTTTATTCGACCTCACTTAACAACTTAATACTCTGCTTGACGCCTTCCTGAGTCTATTCATTATTGCAAGCCCTATACCTCGCTCCTCAAACCCCTCTACGACAGCTATATCTGCACTTACCTCATCAACTTCCCTGAGAGTTTTAAAGAGGTTTCTCGCCACCTCATACAGATTCTGCCTGGAACCAAGCTCTAGCGTGGTGACCCCGGCGTAATGTCTGCAAGTCTCACTACTGCATATAACGATCACTTTGAGGCCTGCCCTCAAATACTCCTCAACCACTGCTTTAACACACCCTACGTAGCTATCTGTGTCATAGCACTGGCCTAAGTCGGCCAGGGTTAAGGGTGTTTCAGGAGAGTAATGTCTGTACTTAAGGCCGGGGCTTAACGCTTTCTCGGCCTCCATTATCCCCTTAGCAAAGGAGGGCACGATCACCCTGACCCCCATTAACCTCTCCAGGACGTCAACCCCTACAGGGCCTGGCCTCAGCAGTGTAGGTGGATCACTCATCAGGTTGAGTATAGTGGACTCAACTCCTAAGAACGTATCGCCGCCATCTATTATCAGCTCAACCCTGCCGCTCATATCCTTAATCACGTGCCGCGCACTCGTCGGCGAAGGCCTGCCTGAGAGATTAGCGCTCGGAGCTGCTATGGGATTTCCTAGAGTTTTGATGAGGGAAAGTGCCGTGGGATGTGCTGGACACCTCACGGCAACGGTGGGCAGACCAGCGGTCACTTCAGGCGGTACCGTCTCATTCCTTTTAAGTACTAAGGTCACAGGTCCTGGCCAAACCTTACCAACGACCTCATACGCTATCTGCGGCACGTCCTTGGCCACCAGATCCAGGTCACCGGGATCCCCGATGTGAAGTATCAGCGGGTTGTCAGGGGGCCTCTCCTTAACAGCGAATATCCTCCTCACCGCATTGGCGTTATACGCGTCAGCTCCTAACCCGTACACTGTCTCAGTTGGAAAAGCCACTAAACCACCGTTCCTGAGTACCTCAGCAGCTTCGGCAATAACCCCATGATCCGGTCTCAGGGGATCCACCTTAACTACCTTGGTCTTCATAGTCCCTCACTCCTGTAATGTGATTCAGCTCGGAGACTCTTAAAACTAAGAGCACCTGAGGTAATGCATTAACTCTTTTGACTTGATGTTCGTGAACCCGCTCTCAGGTCTTGCCGTTTAAGGACAGGTGATCTTGAAGACGGTCAGTCTCGCCCAATATTGATTTTTGAGTTAGTGGTGTCTTTCTCTTGTAAGAAGGTGCACTGAGCCTGCTAAAGTCTTGGCAATTCCTAAAATCTTTAAACAACTACTGAATGGAAGAAAACTTCTCAACGCGTCCTATTTGTGCTTCCACTCACCCCCATGACGGGCTGTGCCTAAAGATGCGGTTGAAGCACGAGGCATAGCTTTGAAACTAACTGTGGACTCCATCGCATTCAAACAATGCCCCCAACCCTAGCGTAGAGTGGTTCGTAGCCGCTATTAACTATGAAACGAATGGTGCAGTCTATCTCATTAAGACCCACGGCGACCTGGATACAGGAAACTGTTTGCTCTGAGCGTTAATGGTCAGCCGAGTTCACTTAGGATTTGCTGATATCTCTGCGTAACCGCTTGACTCCAGGCTAGCTTGTATAGGTCTATCGCACTAGGATTCTGCGCTATTGCGTTCGTCACTCTTACCGCATCCTCCTCTGTAAACTTGAGAGTCTGTTTGGTTATGGGGTCTATGTACGTGAGTGGTTCGCTTAATCTATTCACGTAGCGGTTGAATTGATCCTGTGTTATCTGTCCCTTGAGGTACTTATCCACTAACCTAACCCAGACCTGCTTTAACTCGCTGTTGAGATCTACTAAGACTGACTTGAAGTAGTATATCACCGCCTTCTCATAGGAGAGGGCTACATTATCATCGAACTGTATCCCGACCGTCCTGTTTATCTCTAGAAACGCTTGGTAGAGGTCTTGTCTTTTCATCCCTTCAGGAGTTTCGAAGGCTCTTGGATTTACTGGAAGCCTATTTATATCTGGGTTGAACCAGACCTTCCACTGTCCCTCGGTGAGAACCCAAGCTATGAAGGCCTACGCCGCCTCAGGGTAGCGTGAAGTAGCCAGAAGGGCGATAGGATCTCCGTTAACTATGGTCTCACCTGCAGGTATTATGTATTTACAGTCTGGGTTCTGGTAGTGTGCTGTGTATCCGTAGAAGTCAATGGTAATTCCTACATCAACCTCACCTATAATTACTCCCTCACGGACGTCTGCAGAGCCTGAATATACTTTAGAGTTTGCCGCCATAGTCGTTAATACTTTCCAGCCCTCATCCCACCCGTAAGCCTGAAGTATTATTTCATACATCCTTTATTGCTTGTTGATTGAGTCGGATCGGCTATGCCTACTGCCCAACTTCCTAAGCTAACCAACTTCTTAGCATAGTCAATATTGCCTAAATCCCTCCAACTACCTGGTTGAGGCAGGCCGTAGTTAGCCAGCGTTCTTGTGTTGATAGTAAAGCCGAATGAAGACATGGCTGCAGCAACCCAATATATTCTACCATCAGAGCCTACTCTCTTCATGGGGGCCCCTGCAATGTAATCAGGGATCTGACTAACGGCCTCTAGGACCTCTGGTGATGTTAGAGGGGCGAGAAGACCTGCCTGATACACGGTATCGAAGAGTGTAGGACCACCACCCCATGCCACGTCGTAGTCCTTTTTCTTTATTGTGTCAACCCACCACCCAGCCTCTATGTACTTAAACTCGACATTCTTAATGTTATATTTTTAGCAATGCCAGACTCTAGGAAAGCTCTCCTAGCAATATCCTGTATATCACCTGAATGCCTGGTTATAACATACAACACTATGCCATCACTAGGCGTTGGTGTTGGTGTTGTTGGTTTAGGCGTTGTAGGGGTCGTTGTAGGTCTCGTTCTTGTGCGGAGAAAGTGACATTGCATTTTTAAACGATAAGAGGAATGCTAGGTCGATGACCCGGACGAAGACCTTACGTACATCTACTTTTTGCTACTTAAATTCAAGGTTACGTGCTATTTACTCGACTTTGGTCCTTGGCTATCTAACTACACAACTTATTTTACTGTACATTTGAGAACTATTGTAGGTGAAGCCTCTGTTAAGAGATATAGCTTTGTACGCTCTACGGGTTGCGGAGGTTCTTGGAGTTTCATATGCTGAGGTAAGGACGCAGTCGGTGACTTACGAATTGATAGTCGCCGACAACTCTGTGTTAAGGGAGTTTTCGAAGACCTTCAGAATGGGGTTAGGTGTTAGAGTCCTCTATAATGGTAGTTTCGGTTTTTCCTCGACTAACGAGTTGAACAAGGTAAGTGTTGAGGAGGTTGTCAATAGGGCGGTAGCAACTGCTAGAGTCTCTAAGAGGGTAGAAGGCTTAGGAGAGAGGGAGTTATATAAAGGTAGGTTCACATCCTTCTTTAAGATCAAGCCGGAGGACGTGTCAGACGACGTCAAGTCAGAGCTTACTCTAAAAGTAAACAAGGCTGGGTTAAGTGTTGATGGGGTTAAGTCAGCTGTGACTAGGCTGGGCATACAGCGTGATCACAGGTTCATCGTCACTTCTGACGGGGTGGAGTTGGAGTATGAGTCCTCCATGTTAGGTCTAAGTCACTTGAGCATTGCTTTCGAGTCAGGCTCTATGGAGAGAGTAAGTAACCAGGAATCGTCTATGATGGGGTGGGAGTTCATTGAAAGCAAGGACTGGGAAGGCTTTGCCATTGAAGTTAGCGAGCTTGCTAGAAAGGCTGTCAAAGCCCCCCTACCCCCTTCAGGCAAGGCGAAGGTTGTGGCGGACCCTGAGATGGTTGGGTTAATACTTCATGAAGCGTTCGGACACGCGAGCGAGGGGGATTTAGTCGCTTCCAGCACATCCGTTCTTAAGGGCAGGTTGGGTGAGGCTATAGCTTCGCCACTCGTAACTATATACGACGAGGGTATGGTCGAGGGAGGGTATTTCATACCCTTCGATGATGAAGGTAATTTGAAGAGGAAGACTGTCGTGGTTGAGAATGGCGTACTTAAGGCGTTCCTCACTAATAGGGAGACAGCTGCAAGACTTAATCTACCCGTCTCTGGTAATGGGAGGGCTCAAGACTTCACACACATGCCGATAGTTAGACAGACTAACTTTTACATGGCGCCGAGAGACTGGAATCTTGATGAAATGCTTGAGGAGGTTAGGAATGGAATTTACCTAGTAGGTAAGAGTAGCATGGGAGGGCAGGTCGATACAGGTGCAGGGACGTTTACGTTCTCTGCAGGGCCGTCGAGACTAATCAAGAATGGTGAGTTAGGCGAGCTGGTCAGAGGCGTAGTTGTTTCGGGTTCTATACTGGAAGTCCTGAAGAGCGTGGAGGCGGTGGGGAAGGATTTCAGGATAGCTACCTCAGTCTTTGGTGGATGCGGTAAGGAAGGACAGAGTGTCAGAGTTGGTGACGGTGGTCCGCACATGTTGGTTAAGGAGCTGATAGTGGGCGGTGGTTAGAATGGATCTCGAAAAGATAGTTAAGAAGGCTGTGGGGTTTGGGGCTTCCGAAGCTGATGTCTACCTGAGTAAGGCGACAGAGACTCTGCTCAGACTATCTAACGTTATTGAGGCGTCTAAGTCCACTAAATTATCGTCCTTGGGCATCAGAGTCGTCGTTGGTAAGTCCGTTGCCGTCGTCGGTACGCAAGACTTAAGTGAGGAGGGAATCATAAAGGCTCTGAAGTCTGCAATATCTATAGCTAGAGTCACTCCACCAGATCCGAACTGGATCAGCATCAACGACAAGGTCTCGCCGTCCTACGCAAGTGAGTCGTTCGACAGAGACACGGCTGAAGCCACACCAGAAGACCTGTCTTTAGTGGCTGGAGAGCTGATTGAAGCTGTCAA
This window of the Zestosphaera sp. genome carries:
- a CDS encoding TldD/PmbA family protein; protein product: MKPLLRDIALYALRVAEVLGVSYAEVRTQSVTYELIVADNSVLREFSKTFRMGLGVRVLYNGSFGFSSTNELNKVSVEEVVNRAVATARVSKRVEGLGERELYKGRFTSFFKIKPEDVSDDVKSELTLKVNKAGLSVDGVKSAVTRLGIQRDHRFIVTSDGVELEYESSMLGLSHLSIAFESGSMERVSNQESSMMGWEFIESKDWEGFAIEVSELARKAVKAPLPPSGKAKVVADPEMVGLILHEAFGHASEGDLVASSTSVLKGRLGEAIASPLVTIYDEGMVEGGYFIPFDDEGNLKRKTVVVENGVLKAFLTNRETAARLNLPVSGNGRAQDFTHMPIVRQTNFYMAPRDWNLDEMLEEVRNGIYLVGKSSMGGQVDTGAGTFTFSAGPSRLIKNGELGELVRGVVVSGSILEVLKSVEAVGKDFRIATSVFGGCGKEGQSVRVGDGGPHMLVKELIVGGG
- a CDS encoding extracellular solute-binding protein; this encodes MKNVEFKYIEAGWWVDTIKKKDYDVAWGGGPTLFDTVYQAGLLAPLTSPEVLEAVSQIPDYIAGAPMKRVGSDGRIYWVAAAMSSFGFTINTRTLANYGLPQPGSWRDLGNIDYAKKLVSLGSWAVGIADPTQSTSNKGCMK
- a CDS encoding L-threonylcarbamoyladenylate synthase, yielding MKTKVVKVDPLRPDHGVIAEAAEVLRNGGLVAFPTETVYGLGADAYNANAVRRIFAVKERPPDNPLILHIGDPGDLDLVAKDVPQIAYEVVGKVWPGPVTLVLKRNETVPPEVTAGLPTVAVRCPAHPTALSLIKTLGNPIAAPSANLSGRPSPTSARHVIKDMSGRVELIIDGGDTFLGVESTILNLMSDPPTLLRPGPVGVDVLERLMGVRVIVPSFAKGIMEAEKALSPGLKYRHYSPETPLTLADLGQCYDTDSYVGCVKAVVEEYLRAGLKVIVICSSETCRHYAGVTTLELGSRQNLYEVARNLFKTLREVDEVSADIAVVEGFEERGIGLAIMNRLRKASSRVLSC
- a CDS encoding AMP phosphorylase, with protein sequence MLVNVKILDLDVGDLRLVLVPRNIAESMGIAGGLRVKLRSGERTSSAWVMVSDVKDDAILLSKSVAESLGSPDKVDASIHSSTPAVDYIRRKLSGLKLGQDEIYVIIKDLVSGLLSDAEIAALVAAQASVGMDVDEIVFLTRAMVEAGNLLRFEEPAYDIHSIGGVPGNSKVSLVAVPIVASAGVLIPKTSSRAITSPAGTADTMEVFAPVTFTVEEVFNLIKKVKGFIIWGGTLNLAPADDILIRVEHQLKLDPVSQMIASILSKKLSMGISSLIIDIPTGREAKVESVEEARNLSSLFTQVGGRLGLNLRCAITYGGQPIGYSIGPALEAQEALQTLMGEGPMSVREKAVALSGLVLEMAGVAPKGGGRKVASDILDSGKAYLTFKAIVEAMGGNPNVRPEEIPVGKYKAEVKAPIDGYVTNVYNKSLTQLAVAAGAPFDKGAGVKLHVKTGHKVREGQLLLEIYSNSESLLDEALELISKLRPISIEGMLLETYPEYI